The sequence TGGTGAAAATAAAGGTTGCAAATCCTAATGCAGTTGTTGTATTGGTTAGCAGAGTCGCATTTCCGATTTTGGTAATAATTCGCGAAATAGATTTTATTTTATTTCCGTGGTATGCATATTCCTGATGGAATTTATTCAGCAGGAATATTACATTGGGAAAGCCGATAACAATAATCAGAGGAGGTATTAAACCTGTTAGGATTGTAATATCATAACCCATTAATCCAATTGTTCCGAACGACCAGATTACAGCAATTGTGATAACTATCACCGAAATAATAGTTGCCGAGAAAGATCTGAAAAACAAAAAGAAGATAAAGGCTGTGATAAACATAGCCAGATATACGAAATTACTAACCTCGCTGATAATTGTGGCAGAATTGAAAGTTCGTATATATGGCATCCCGGAAACATGTATATCAATACCGTTGGCTTTTTCGAATTTTGCAATTTTATCTTCGATAGCCAATACGAGTTCAACCCTTGTTTCACTATTTAGAATATTTGGGTTTACTATAATGGAAGTTGTTATTAATCCCGATTCTTTATTGTATAGAATCTGATCGTAAAAAGGCAGTTTATATAGTTTTTCCCTTATTGCGAGTATGTCTTCAGAGTTTGTTGGAATTGAGTCTGATAGAGGAATTAAATCGAATTTTTTCCCTTCTTTATTCTTTTTTAATATTTTTAGATTTGAGATGGAAATTGCGCCGGAAACCAGTTTTTCGCCCTCTTTTAATTTTGCTCTTGGAGCTTTAGGGTCTTTCTTAAAAGGTATAAGATCCTCATCAGTAATGTTTGATATTTCTTCGGAAAGGTCATTCCAGTTTTTATATATTTCCGGAGTGTAAATGAGTGAATCGGAAGTTCCCATAATAATCATGGTAGCTTCTTCTCCAAAAATCTCTTTGAATTTTCTGTAATTTATAGCAGTAGGATCGTCATTTGGCAACAAATTGGCGTCTACGTACGAATATTTTATGTTTTGTGTTTGAAAAACCGCAAAAACTGTTATTAATGCAATAACAATTAATATGGCTATTCTATTTCTTAAAATAATTCTGGTTATCTTCTTCCACATTTTTCTCTAGTCATTCAAATCTTGCAAAAATAATTATATTAAGTGAAAGTTTATGGCAATCGAACTAATTTATTTTTGATTTAAAAAAAACAGGCTGCATAGTTATCGTTGTCAATAATTGTGCAGCCTTAATAAATAATTTATGTAAATTATACAGTCATGATTTCTTCTTCTTTTTCCTTTTCAAGAGTATCGATTATCTTGCTGTATTTATTCGTGAGATTTTGAATTTCAGCTTCCGTATCTTTTGCTATATCTTCCGATAAACCGTCTTTTTCCAGACTTTTTACTTCGTCATTAGCGTCCTTTCGGTGGTTTCTTAAAGAAACTTTTGCGTTTTCAGACTCGGCTTTAGCCTGTTTTGTCAACTCAATACGACGTTCTTCCGTAAGCGGGGGGATGCTGATTATGATAGACTCTCCATTGTTCATTGGAGCAAATCCTAAATTTGAGTTTATAATAGCTCTTTCAATAGGGTCGATCATGTTTTTTTCCCAGGGTTGAATACTTAAAGTTCTACCATCAGGAGTGTTGATGTTTGATATCTGAGCCAATGGAGTCATCGATCCGTAGTAATCAACCAAAACTCCGTTTAGCATTGTTGGAGAAGCTTTTCCCGCACGAATCTTAACAAATTCTTTACGCATATGTTCTACAGAGCTTTCCATTTGCTCTGCTGTAGTTTCGAGTATTAAAGCTACTTCTTCCTCCATAATATTGTTGTCTTTATTGTTTTGATGATTTTTTACCCTGAAATAAATTCAGGGTCTACATTAATTATTTGTTACCTACAAAAGTACCAACTTTTTCACCGCTAAGCAATCTTTTCAAATTACCTTTAATATTCATGTTGAAAATTATTATTGGTAAATTATTTTCTTTACTTAATGCAAATGCCGTCAAATCCATAACTTTCAAATCTTTTTGAATGACATCTTCAAAGCTAATATAATCAAATTTAGTTGCATCGGGATCTTTTTCAGGGTCGGCCGAATATACTCCGTCAACTCTGGTGCCTTTCAATATTGCATCGGCCTTTATCTCAACTGCTCTCAATGTTGCACCTGTATCAGTTGTAAAGTAAGGATTTCCTGTTCCACCTCCAAAAATAACAACTCTGCCTTTTTCCAGATGACGAATTGCTTTACGTCTGATAAAAGGCTCTGCAATTTTGTTCATTTCAATAGCAGTTTGTAAACGGGTAGCAAGTCCGGCGTTCTCTAGTGCCGATTGCAGTGCAAGTCCGTTAATAACAGTTGCCAGCATTCCCATATGATCGCCCTGAACTCTGTCCATACCGTTCGAAGCTCCTGCAACTCCGCGAAAGATGTTTCCCCCGCCTATTACAATAGCCACCTCAATGCCCATTTCAATAATTTCTTTAACTTCCTCAGCGTACTCTGCTAACCTCTTAGGGTCAATTCCGTATTGACGCTCACCCATTAATGCCTCACCACTAAGTTTGAGGAGAACTCTTTTGTATTCCATCGTTTAAAAAAATAATTAAGACAAATTTTGCTTGTTGCTCATTTGGTAAAAATACTATATTATTTACATAGTAATTTTCCGGATACAAATATATAAAAGAAAGAATATTAATAGCCCTATCGGTGAATAAAACAATCTTAGTATTCTATTCCTGACTTTACAGGTTGTAATGTATTTGTAATAGTTGAAAATCAGCTAGTTAATTTGTAACTTGTACCATCTTTAATGTTTTTTAATTCCGTGAAGTTATGAAAAAGTTAGCAGTAGTAACCGGATTAAATTCTCTCCTAAGTATATCATTAATTTTTTTGTTGTTTATCAGTTCCATCGCCATGGGACAGGTGGATAATAGTTCCAAACTGTTTGAAGGTTGGGAGTTAAGAATAAACGGGCATGTAGATTCGGCCAAGGTAGTTTTGGACGAAATTATAGAAGTTGATTCTACATATGCAATGGCATGGTACGAATTGTCGCGTATTGAACATCATATGGGACTGGGTAATCCCCGTCAAATTATGCAGCACCTTGAAAAAAGCCGAAATTATATTGATAAAGCGGTTTTGTATGATTCATCTAATCAGGAGTATTTGTATTATAAAGGTTTGCTGTTGTCACTTCAAGTGTATGCCGATTTAATGGGTGGAAAAGAAAATGTGGAGGATCAGATGAATCAGATAGAAGAAAATTATCACAGCTTGTTGAAGGTTAATCCGGAATTTTATGAAGCAAAACTTTGCCTTGTAGACCTATATGCACTTGTACCGGAGGAAAATGGTGGAAGTTTAGAAAAAGCAGAAAAGTATACTGCCGAATTAGAGAAGGAAGACCTTGTTTGCGGAGCCAAAGCCCGTGAAATAATGATGCCTAAGGATGCTGATTATATTGCTTTCTGGACCAAATTGATAGATGATAATAAAGATAATGCCGAATTGTTAGAAGCAAAAGGAAGGGTGTATCTGTTAAAAAATGATCCCGAGAACTCACGGGGATATTTTGAAAAGGCTATCGAGTTAAATGAAAATAAGAATTATCTGTTCCTTGATATGGGCAGGTACTATACTATGCAGGTAATGCAGGGAAGTATGGAAATGGAACCTGCAGTTCCGTTAATTAGTGCAGAATATGAAAAGTATATTGCATCCGAACCTGTTCCGTGTAACTCTATGAAAGCATGGGCAAAAGGACAGATGGCGATACTTAAAATCAGAAGTGATAAAGAAGAAGAAGGTAAACAACTGATGGAAGAAGCGAAAACACTGGATCCGTATTTCTCGAAAGCATTCGGGTATCCTTCCGCTATATTGTTCATAGCTCCTAATGCTGTATATAAGAAATTCAATTATTTATCGAGACCTTTCTAGTGGCTTAATCGTCAACTATACTAAAATAAACCTGTCTGCTCTGATTCAGTTAGGCAGGTTTATATTTGTATAATGTGAATGTTTAAAGTGTTGATTATTAGCAATGTAATTTGTTTAAAGTTTTAATTTTAGTAACTTTAAGTGTAATTAACCATGAAAATTAACTTAAAGTAACTTGCTATGAAAAAAATGTTCTTTTCAGCAGTACTTCTATGTGCTGCTATTTTTAACTATGGACAAACGTCCGATTTACTTATAACAGGAATTTTTGACGGGCCATTAGATGGCGGAACACCAAAAGGAGTGGAATTGTATGTGATTAATGATATTCCCGATTTGAGTGTTTACGGAATCGGATCTGCGACCAACGGTGAAGGTAGTGATGGTGAAGAGTTTACTTTTCCTCCGGATGCTGTAGTTGCAGGTGATTTTGTATATATTGTATACGAACAGCCAATGTTTAATGCTTTTTTTGGATTTGATCCCGGTTACACCAGCGGATCTATGAGAGTTAATGGAGACGATGCAGTTGAGCTGTTTAAAAATGGGGTTGTTGTAGATGTATTTGGCGATATTAATACCGATGGAAACGGCGAAGTATGGGAATATACTGACGGATGGGCTTACAGGAAAAATGATGTTGCTTCAAATGATGGAATATTTACCCCTGATGACTGGAATTATAGCGGAATTAATGCTCTGGATAATGAAACAGTAAACTCAGGTGCAGAAATTCCATTTCCCGCTATGACTTATAGTTTTAATTCTGGTATTGTATCACCGAAATTGACAATAACCGGACCTTCTGATAATGAAATTTATTACATGTACCCGGGCGAAGATCCGGAAGTTGTAATAGATTTCCTTGTGGAGGGATTCAGCCTTGTTTCTGACGGAAAACTGTTTATTAAGGATTTCGACGGAGTATCTGCTGCTTATGAAGTAAATCCCCAGAGTTCACCGGTAATGTTGAGTGAATATCTGATTTTCGGCTCAGGAGAGCATTCTGTTACAATTGAATTGCGCGACAATGACGGCAATCCGCTTGATCCGGTTGTAGAATCAATATTGAATTTTTCGGTAAAGGAAGTAGTGGATGTTAACGATGTTGCATCATTAAGAGATAAAACTACAGATGATGGTATTGTTTACCGGCTGATTGGAGAGACATTGACAGTATATCAGAGAATAGAAAACGGAAAGCAGCTTTGGATTAGGGATAATGGAGCAGCGATTTTGTTTTTTATGCCTGATAATAGTGATGGATTAAATGAGGTTGGAAATTCTTATAAGAATATTGTCGGAACACTGGAATTAAATAACGGATTGTTGGAATTTGTACTGAATGAAGATCATAGTCCTGAATTAGTTTCCGAAGGTATTGAAGTAACTGTGCACGATGCATCATTCGAAGAAATACTTAGTGGAGTCTTTGAATCTGATCTGGTAAAAGTATCTAATGTGATTATTAATGATGTTGCAGGGGGAGACGGAACTTTTATAGCCGACCAAAACTATATACTTAATTACGCCCCGGTTTCGAAAAAGGGCACTAATGATGAACTGATATTAAGGACAATTTTTCATGAAGCGGTTTATATAGGGAGTGATATGCCTGATTCTCCTGTAGATATAATTTCGATTGTGGGGAATAATAATGGAGAAGTTTTTATTGTACCATTAATTGAGAACGAGATATTGGAAAATGTGCTTTACGAAATGAATGTAACGGATGCTTCTGCTTCTGTGTATCCGCTACCCGTAAATGATAAGTTGAATTTTGAAAGTGGGATAAATGAAGTAGGGAAATTCGAGGTTTATAGCATTAGCGGACAGCTGTTGATGAGCGAGAAGGGTAATTTATTGCATAAGGTTTTGGATTTTTCTGCACTTGTTGACGGGGTTTATGTCCTAAAAGTTTCAACAATTGATAAAATTTATAGTTATAAGCTGATGAAATAATGCAAAATGTAGTCTGTTTTGTAGTGGATTATATCGTAAATGTGTAAAATGTTACTGAAAATTTCATTTAGGGTATATGTTTTAATATATTTGATTAACCAAACGAAAAAACTCAAAAACAATTGATATGAAAAATGTGTACCTATTACTCATGATGCTATTCGTAGCTTCTGCTGGATTTGCACAGCCTTCTGACTCTGGCGATTCTAGTGGTCCAAGTAGCGGAGAAATGTTCGATACTCCTATTAATGGATTTTCAAATCTATCAATCATAAATGAGCTTGGAGTAGATTTGACTTTCAGTATTATGTATGAATACGATAAGGTTGTAACACCTGAATTTACATCTGTTTCGCTTAAATACACGGTTAATAAATCTTTTACCGATGAAGAATGGATAGCTATAATTAACGAAGGATCAACCGTAGATAATGGTCTGATGGATATTAAAATAGGTGAGGAATCAGATAACAACATGTATACCTTTGCAATACCTTCTGCAGATTTGAACCCCGGTGATGTTGTCAGATACTATTTCATGTCAAAAATCCAGGATTCAGGTGTGACACCTCCGGTTAAGGAAAAAGAATTCTATTCACCTGGTCAGGATGCAGACTTCAACAGGGATATTTATTCACAGTGGGCCTCGGAAGTGGTAGTTTCCGATGCATTATCCGAAGGTGTATTCGAAAATGCGTCAGTGTCGCTTTACCCTAATCCTGTAATAAATAAGTTAAATTTCAAAAGTTCATTATACAAAAATGCCGGATTTGAAGTATTTGGTGTGGACGGGAAATTGTTGATCAGCGAAAAAGGGAATTTAGCAGGAAAGTCTATTGATGTTTCCGGACTAAATAGAGGTAACTATATTTTAAAAGTATCTGCCGGTAGTGATTCTAAAAGCTATAAGTTTACAAAATAGAAAAAATCTATTTGTTTATAAATAAATGATTTAAGGAGGCTTTTGCCTCCTTTCTTTTTTTTATGAACTTAGCGATAGATAAAAAGATGAACAGTATGAAAAAGATAATGTATTCTTTAGGTGCTATTGTTGCGATAGGATTTATTACAGTGAGTTTTACTGCTGATGAAGTATCTACAGTTGATACGAAATTAGATTCTGCAAATACAATAATTACCGATGATGCTAAGGAAATTATTGATAACAAGTGTTATGCTTGTCATAATTCTGAATCAAAGAATAAAAAGGGAAAGAAGAAACTTGCTTTCGATACACTTGATGAATTGAGTGTATATAAGCAAATAAGTAAATACGAAGGTATTCATGAAGTTCTTGTGGAAGGTGAAATGCCTCCGGAAAAATTTCTGGAGAAATATCCTGATAAAGTTTTAACTGCTGAAGAAAAAGAAACTATGTTAAACTGGGCAAAAAGTCAGGGTGACCGCTTAGCCGAATAAACATAGTTTCATTAAAAGTAGAAAGGGATCAGGTAACTGTCTTTTATATAGTAGATTTTGAGTTAGTTTAATTAGAGGGCTGCATCGTTTTATTGTGATGCAGCTTCTTTATTATTATATTTGATGGTGTAACGAAATTGAAGTAATAATGTTTAAAAAAGTTATTTTTATAATTGTAATTCTATTTGTCTCCATTCAGTTTATTCCAAATGAACTTCCGGAAGTAATAATTGAAAATGAGAATGATTTTCTCGCTAATAATTCTCTCCCTGATAAAATAGAACAACAAATCCGCACTTCCTGTTATGACTGTCATTCAAATGAAACTGTCTACCCTTGGTATTCTTATGTAGCACCTGTTTCTTTTTTGGTAAAAAGAGATGTTGAAGTAGGCAGGAAAGAGTTGAACTTTTCCAACTGGGAGAGTCTTTCAAAATCGAAAAAGGCAAAAAAAATCAGTGATATTATCGAGTCGGTAGAGGAAGGCGAAATGCCATTCCCGGTTTATCTGATTACCCATAGTGACGCTAAGTTAGATAAGGAATCAAAAGAAGCTTTATTATTATGGGCTGACACTTATGCTGAAAAATTGTTTGAGTGAGAAACTGTTATACTCATGATTGGGTTTTAAGGGCTAAAGGGATATAATTTTGTGGGATCAGCGTTATTTTCTGAGGTGAGTAAAACCTAGGACAATTTAAAGGCAAAAGTAAAAAGTAAAAAGGCACCTTCCTGCGTGACTCAGTCAGGCAGGAAAGTATTTAAGCTTTCACTTAACATTTTAAGAATCGTAAATAAGTTTATCTTTATTATGTTTTAAAAGATACACACCATTAAAACACGAAACGAACTTTCAAAACGATTATTAAATTTCGCCATTAGAGTTATTAAGTTCCTTAGGACCTTATCAAATACTACTGAGTAAAAGTCATAAAGTATCAATTGATTAAGAGCGCTACTTCTCCCGGAGCAAATTATGACGAGGCACAAGCTGCTGTATCCAGGCCGGATTTTCATATGTATATAATTTAATGTTTTGGTCATACCTGCCTGACTGCATCACGCAGGCAGGTGTTATCCCCATAATACTCATGTCGTTTGGTCTCGGCTTAGCCGAGATGGGGATTTCATAACAAAACAAGTATATCATTAAAGGAAATTAGGGAATCCAATTATTGGTTACTTGTAATAAACGGAATAGTATAGAAAGGAGATAAAAGAAGAATAAACTTAATAAATGAATCAGGACAACTAATGAATATCTTAGGTGCAATAGCCAATAAAACCAAATTGAAATAAACCTTTTTACTTTTGCCTTGGAATAAATTTTAATCCCCAAATTTTGGGTTGATCCATAGCTTTGTGCTTTTTACGGTATAAGATTAAATAAAGAAAGATTGCATTTGCAATCTTTCTTATTAGTTGTAGTTTTTTGATATCTTAATCATCTTAAGAAATCGATAGATTTGGGTGTTAGGTAAAACAGTAGTGCTAAACTTGCGTATTTCTTGTTCTAAATTCCTGTTCTGTTATAAAATTTTCAAATGTACGTTTGCTGCTTTTTAAATTAAAAGACCTATAAATGCCAATAGCAATCCAATAATATATAGTGTTGTAACGATTTTCATACTCATATGGGCTTTGTATTTATTTACGTTTTATAGATTCCAAATCTAATATGATAAAGCATAAAAAAGCTCATACTTTTGTATGAAACTGACTAATACTAAAGTATGATAAGCCCTGTTTGTATGTTGGATATAAGGTGTTTATAGGGTTTGGGCCTTTTTTGCTGCTTCAATTCTATTGCGAACATCAAGCTTATTGAAAATATTCATAGTATGAGTTTTAA comes from Bacteroidota bacterium and encodes:
- a CDS encoding heme-binding domain-containing protein, giving the protein MFKKVIFIIVILFVSIQFIPNELPEVIIENENDFLANNSLPDKIEQQIRTSCYDCHSNETVYPWYSYVAPVSFLVKRDVEVGRKELNFSNWESLSKSKKAKKISDIIESVEEGEMPFPVYLITHSDAKLDKESKEALLLWADTYAEKLFE
- a CDS encoding T9SS type A sorting domain-containing protein translates to MKNVYLLLMMLFVASAGFAQPSDSGDSSGPSSGEMFDTPINGFSNLSIINELGVDLTFSIMYEYDKVVTPEFTSVSLKYTVNKSFTDEEWIAIINEGSTVDNGLMDIKIGEESDNNMYTFAIPSADLNPGDVVRYYFMSKIQDSGVTPPVKEKEFYSPGQDADFNRDIYSQWASEVVVSDALSEGVFENASVSLYPNPVINKLNFKSSLYKNAGFEVFGVDGKLLISEKGNLAGKSIDVSGLNRGNYILKVSAGSDSKSYKFTK
- the frr gene encoding ribosome recycling factor, whose amino-acid sequence is MEEEVALILETTAEQMESSVEHMRKEFVKIRAGKASPTMLNGVLVDYYGSMTPLAQISNINTPDGRTLSIQPWEKNMIDPIERAIINSNLGFAPMNNGESIIISIPPLTEERRIELTKQAKAESENAKVSLRNHRKDANDEVKSLEKDGLSEDIAKDTEAEIQNLTNKYSKIIDTLEKEKEEEIMTV
- a CDS encoding T9SS type A sorting domain-containing protein, translated to MKKMFFSAVLLCAAIFNYGQTSDLLITGIFDGPLDGGTPKGVELYVINDIPDLSVYGIGSATNGEGSDGEEFTFPPDAVVAGDFVYIVYEQPMFNAFFGFDPGYTSGSMRVNGDDAVELFKNGVVVDVFGDINTDGNGEVWEYTDGWAYRKNDVASNDGIFTPDDWNYSGINALDNETVNSGAEIPFPAMTYSFNSGIVSPKLTITGPSDNEIYYMYPGEDPEVVIDFLVEGFSLVSDGKLFIKDFDGVSAAYEVNPQSSPVMLSEYLIFGSGEHSVTIELRDNDGNPLDPVVESILNFSVKEVVDVNDVASLRDKTTDDGIVYRLIGETLTVYQRIENGKQLWIRDNGAAILFFMPDNSDGLNEVGNSYKNIVGTLELNNGLLEFVLNEDHSPELVSEGIEVTVHDASFEEILSGVFESDLVKVSNVIINDVAGGDGTFIADQNYILNYAPVSKKGTNDELILRTIFHEAVYIGSDMPDSPVDIISIVGNNNGEVFIVPLIENEILENVLYEMNVTDASASVYPLPVNDKLNFESGINEVGKFEVYSISGQLLMSEKGNLLHKVLDFSALVDGVYVLKVSTIDKIYSYKLMK
- the pyrH gene encoding UMP kinase, yielding MEYKRVLLKLSGEALMGERQYGIDPKRLAEYAEEVKEIIEMGIEVAIVIGGGNIFRGVAGASNGMDRVQGDHMGMLATVINGLALQSALENAGLATRLQTAIEMNKIAEPFIRRKAIRHLEKGRVVIFGGGTGNPYFTTDTGATLRAVEIKADAILKGTRVDGVYSADPEKDPDATKFDYISFEDVIQKDLKVMDLTAFALSKENNLPIIIFNMNIKGNLKRLLSGEKVGTFVGNK
- a CDS encoding heme-binding domain-containing protein codes for the protein MKKIMYSLGAIVAIGFITVSFTADEVSTVDTKLDSANTIITDDAKEIIDNKCYACHNSESKNKKGKKKLAFDTLDELSVYKQISKYEGIHEVLVEGEMPPEKFLEKYPDKVLTAEEKETMLNWAKSQGDRLAE